The genomic stretch CTTGCTGAGTTGCGTCGTCCAAGGCAAAACATATGCAGAAACGTGGTTTTGGCGCATATTGAAGTTCATGGGCATACTGTCGAGTTAAGGAACCTGGCTGTAGTGTTCCGGTATGGTGCTTAGGATGGTCAGTATAAAAGCGACCAACTAAATCGTGCTCATTACCGATTCCATTGGGGAGTTGACGGTTTGAGGCTAGTAGAAGACGCACAGTTTCAAACGCTCCAGTTGCAAGGATAACTACTTCACCCTCGACTATAAGTTCTCGACCTTCGAGTGAGCGGCAAACAACTGTGGTTACACGTTGACAGGAATCGTCGAGTCTTAACTCAGTTGCGGTCGCACCCAGTATCACGTGCAAGTTTTTTGAGCGGCGCATCTCTTCACCAAATCGTACCGCCGTGCGCGTGGGTGTCTTCTCCCAATAAAAGCTACTCATCTTCAAACCGCCTGCCGCGAGCTTTGCTCTGAGAGCCGCAATTTCAGGACGTATGGCTTCTGCCTCTAAATCACCGAAGCCGTAATCTTTTGCCGCCGAACGGTAGTGCTCCAAGAGATCGGCGAAGCTTATTGGCCAGCCACTATTGGCAACCCAAAGTCTACCATCAAAATCTGAGGGTTGTAAGTATTTCCACTTACCTGTCCAGACGTTACTTGTGCCACCAAACTGACGCACGCGGCTGACTCCGCGTAGTTCGGGTGGCAAATATCGATGGTAGTAAGAATCTGGATCTAGTTCGCGATGGCGTTTGCCAACAAAGATCACATCGTTCAATGCCTGAATCGATGGATCGAATTGATCGCGCCCACTTTCCACAACTACCACCTCTCGACCATGACGCGCGAGGTAAGTTGCCACCTCGGCACCCGCGATCCCTGAGCCGAGTACAACTACCTGCCCCCGCAGTTTCGTTTGCTCACCCAGATCAAGAATATCGGTAATCATATGACCTCCATTTGTTAAGCGATCGCCTAGTTTTGGTAAACTCTTGATAACGGCTAAAATAAGTGGTAGAAGAAAACTTTGGCAACCTCGCCAATATTTTCCAATTGTCCGCCTCATCGACTTTTGATGCTGCTGTTGCTTTCCATCTCTACAGTAAAGGGTGATGCTTCATCAGAACGCCATTTGTAACGTGGAATCCAATGCAACACTTCTTTAGCAAGTTTAGTATCAACAAGAGCTTTGTAAGGCTGCTCTTCATATTCTTGTCCACCTCGCCATTCCACATCTGGATGAATT from Chlorogloeopsis sp. ULAP01 encodes the following:
- a CDS encoding GMC family oxidoreductase, with the translated sequence MRRTIGKYWRGCQSFLLPLILAVIKSLPKLGDRLTNGGHMITDILDLGEQTKLRGQVVVLGSGIAGAEVATYLARHGREVVVVESGRDQFDPSIQALNDVIFVGKRHRELDPDSYYHRYLPPELRGVSRVRQFGGTSNVWTGKWKYLQPSDFDGRLWVANSGWPISFADLLEHYRSAAKDYGFGDLEAEAIRPEIAALRAKLAAGGLKMSSFYWEKTPTRTAVRFGEEMRRSKNLHVILGATATELRLDDSCQRVTTVVCRSLEGRELIVEGEVVILATGAFETVRLLLASNRQLPNGIGNEHDLVGRFYTDHPKHHTGTLQPGSLTRQYAHELQYAPKPRFCICFALDDATQQEQELLEHVLYLKPIYEKPMDRLWRTLRGYPACRDGNGRVTTYRVKFVTEQVPHQGSRVKLGTEYDALGQRKLEVNWCFTDQDRRSMAKTLQLLTQRFAELGLGTFDFGNDPPCLETMTDAAHQMGTTRMASRPEEGVVDTNCRVFGTDNLYVASSAVFPTGPSYSPTFTILALARRLGQHLLKTTPISTTKLHV